The genome window ACAtctatatacatacacacataaaGATCATGTTTGCTGAcgatctttcataaaattaaattcatcttttacCATCTTCCATATTgaaatctttaaaattttaattttcaatataaattacCAAATAGTCTTCCAAAGtgagtaaatttttttcaattgaactaataaaACGTTCAAAGATATGAATGATTCAAAACTTTAATGGATACAAGAACACATTTTACAAtgaaaagtgattttttttaaaaaaaaaaaaacttatctatAACTACTAGACCAATTAGACAATTCTTTTTTCATGAGCATCATTGGATTTAATTTAAAGATTTGGGAGGATCGGGAGGctaaattattaaaatgttatatatatatatatttatttatatttattatcaatgaattttcaaatctatttttggtgGAGGGTTCTCTCCttccaaatttataataattccTACAAAGAATTTAATAAGTAAATCTTACcataaatatgagaaaaatgatcataattttttatacttcGGAAATATTTGAGGATAAGGCCCCCACCCAAACATGTAGTGCTGCCCCTGCATGGATTGCAAAGATAGATGATATCTACACGGCACAGAAACAGAAGACGAATTCTGAAAACTGAGAAGGACGGACCCAATAATTCCATGAATGTTGGCTTCTTTATGTATCTTCTAGAAACTCTGGCATGTGGGAGACTTTTGAAACCTTCTTACAAGTTGTAAAGTGAAGTGTGTGCACATACGTGGTTAGCACTTTGTGTCGGCTACAAGTTATATGATTATGAGCCGCTTTTGATGTGAGCCAAGGCCAATCTCACAAAACGCGATCAATGATGGAAATAGCCATTAGCCAATACTCATTACCAATGGGCAATTCCACGCTGCGCACGTTGTATTTGCCAATTTGCATTATCCTACTTTTTTAACACGCTCAACGTGTAACACAAACACTACATAATATGAGTTGGAccatcaaattttctttttctctttttggaaCACCTCATCTTGATGATAATATGAGTTGGACAAATCAAATATTATTCTCTTTTATCTATACTttaaaaagaagatgaaattCATAACATTCCCTTAATAATATCATACCTAACCAAACCAAATATACTAAACTTTTTCATGCAATGTATgtgaattaacttttttttttttttttttcttgagaagagTATGTGAATTAACTTAATTGGTGATATCTAACTGTATCATATACAACTAATATACTAAATTTAATCATTGCGTAAAGTTTTCCTCAAAATTAGATTAGAGGAGATCAAGTGAGATTTCATAAAATTCTTCACGTGTATTAAATTATTGAAGTCattatatcatttaaataaatCATATGACTATTAAATAAATCATGTAATTAAAAGTATACGTAAATAATCTTATGAGCTGCTactatttcaataatttttcctaCTTTAATAATTTCCCCacattaaatatgaaaatattaattcaaacaatcaataatatataaaattttgagggATCAAAATTTGACTGTTTGTGAAGCCTATTGCACgaaattttgagtaaaattttcaatatatatatatatataatattgttgtAAGTTTCAATGGTCAATTATAATcaataatattctaaaatattatttatatttcattcctttttactcaatttttcttactttcatACAGGCAATTAGTGATGGATACAAACCTACAGCTCATGGTGAGTAGGGATGAGCTATCCAAAGGATGTTAAAAACTTACCAAAGTGTGAACAAACCATGACTAGGTGCCCCATCTATCAACCTTTATTAGACTCATTTCACATTAAATATGTATTTATGATTAACCATTATAAATTCCTAAAATCTAATCAACCTTTATTAGACTCATTTCACATTAAATATGTATTTATGATTAACCATTATAAATTCCTAAAATCTAATATAACCTGAAATGAATGTGAttggttataaataaatatttgaattattttattgtgattggTAACGaatgccaaacacacacttattaaaagaatgaaaagtcTAGTGGCACTGAAATtatcacaaacttttttatgaaaatggTGGGTAGAGTAGGGCTGTCAACGGGTTGGTTTGGGTCAAGTTTGTCCCCAACTTAGAACTGACCCGACTTTGTTGAGTGGCAAATCGGAGGACCTTTCATCAACCGAATCAATGATCAGATCGGTTCGAATTGAGCTTTGCACTAGTGGAGTCGAATTCAATTGAAACTGAGAAGGTGGTGGCGCTAGGAGGATCTTGTCAAAGACTTCAGATTTCCTCTAGATCTCTGACTACATCAAAAGATCTCCACCATATGTTGCGAAAAATCGCTGTATTTTCACCAAATTTAGGCAGAATCTTGGACAACGATGTGATTTTAGGTTAAATTCTTAGTAGAGATGGAGCTCTCTGACGAGAATTCTGAGATATTTTGGTGGAGGGTTAGTCAGGTCTATTTATATCGGGTTTCAGAGGGAAGGCCTGCTACTCGACCCGCTCCTGTTGGTTTTGAAGGAGGTCACCTGCCACTAACCGCCCCATGCATTAGTTGGGGCGATGGTTGGCTTGGTTTCAGGTGGGTTTGGCAGGAGGCTGGGTGTAGTGGACACCCCTAGGGTAGATTCTAGTGAGATGAGTATCTGAAAGAGTATGTACCTAGGGTCTAAAGCAAAACTCtttaaaagaaattgtaaagaAATTTCACAGCCATGTAAAAAACTAGTAGgcaaagaaagataaaaagaaaaaaagaaaaaaaagcaagaaagagagaaatctTCTAGAAGACGTGAGAGCCCACATGGACCACTGAAATGCAAAAACAATtgccttttcctttctttaaacCCACACaacacaaaaccaaacccaaaccccaCAGATACTGCATTGACTCTTTATATAAAACCATCTacttctctttctcatttcatACATTCACACAGACTCtcaattctctcttttctctaaaATTCTCTAAACTCTCTCCCCATTTTACCCCTAAAACCCTCAAATTTCCTTTCTCAATGTTTGGAACTCTGAACCTCCCTACGGCCGCACCTCTCTACTCCTCGCCGAAAACCAGATTCTCCTCTTCCAAACGGTCAGTCAAGGCGTACGCTGCCACGGCGACCGAGGCGAGGCCGTATTCCTCGTCGGCGGCGGTGCATCCGGCGAGTCTGTATGAGGTGCTTAGAGTGGAGCGAACGGCTTCGTTGACGGAGATCAAGATGGCGTACCGGAGCCTGGCCAAGATGTACCACCCGGACGCCATGATccaacaacaccaccaccaagACGAAGAAGACAAGCCAGAAATCGAGTCGGACTCCGAATCGGACGGCAGCGATTTCATAGAGATTCACAACGCGTACGCGACGCTCTCCGATCCGGCGGCGCGTGCGCTCTACGATCTCTCCTTGGGGAACACCACTTCCCAGTTCAGCAACCAGAGGGGACCGTTTGGGTTCGGCGTCGGATTCGGATTCTCAGCTCCGAATCGGACCGGATTTTACCCGACCCGAAGATGGGAAACCGATCAGTGCTGGTAGCCTGAACTAGGAAACGCGTAGGTCCTCATAGAtattttcttctgtttttttttttaacccaaaaaagaaaaagaaaaatttttctttctttttttttttctctaatttttgatTGGGGGAATTTTTGTTTCTGTCACGGTGACGTGGCAATGTAGAGAAAATCTGTAAATTGTACCACTACCCAATTTTCGagtaaatattatatatatgttagcAAATGGAGCTTTACAGTTCAATGAATCACATTATAAAGTTtaacatttctttttaaataaatgggCAATATAAGCATATGATTGGAAATTCAACAAGGGACTGTAGTTTTGGCAGAAATTATACCATCGTAAATTCTCGTTTTGAGTGTTttgagaattattttattttattttatttttttgatagaatgAGAAATTAATGTTTAATGTTTAATTGGTTAGTCCTGAAAtttagttttagaatttttttaatgtgaattgTTCGGTTaacttgaattttattttcttaataacttggattttattcttattatattcatgAGAAAGAGAAACAGTTATAATTGCACATAGTGGAGTCGGTGGTCCAACGGGTAGTGGtttggaaagagagaaattacaATTTCCTATGTGAGTGgagataaataaaagaaaagaaaagaatttaatatatagagataatgttaataactttttgaatttacCATTTACTTTAAATGTTGGTTTACAATATGGGTTTAATTACTTCTAAGTCACTTGTAATCAAATACTAAAAGATTAGAGTTCGAATTTggtttacataaaaaattaatgtgttTGGACTTGATAAAAAGCAATCATTGTAAAGcaaattcataaattaaaactctattaaatttataaacattaacttacaatataattttttaaagaaattcatTATACTGGCTATAGATGTATTTGGTTAGACGTTTTAGACTAGTTCATAAAAAAAGGACGTTTTAGAAGatttaaaaaagtatttttaggCGTTTTGGAATATTAGAtttgttgttctagtaacgtttaaattttttggaaatatatgagggaaaaaatgttgtgaaaatacattttgtgtTGTTTAAAGAATGAAAACTGCTATTTAAAAACCTCTACCAAACACTCCCTAAAAAAGTTTTTCTAAAACTCAAACTCTCTATTTTGCAACTGCAACCGTTTTTCAGGACCACAATCTGTCAATATTCATTACAAGATATACACTCTTTGtttctctaaaaaaagaaaaagaaaaagaaagacctATACTCTTTAAAGATATTTACATTGATGCCCCCACCTCCTGTAGTTATGGATGGTGATAGACTGATAGTTACAAATGCAAGTGCTAGCTGGAAAACAAAAGTATTGACGAAGAAAATGGAGTGCAATGAGAGCGATTGGGTTGGAGTTGATTGacaatttcaactaaattgTTAGATGGGCAGAAATTATCCTTTGGACGGGTTTGGAGGAAAAGTTTGTCCTTGTTAAACTTTGTTTCTATGAGAGTTGGCCCACTTTCAATGCACAGCCTCTAACAAAGTAACACAACACATTCCTTTGATTTGAAATCTCTTGAGACTCAGTACTTTCGAAAAAGAAAGGCTTTGTTGGGAAATTCTAATCAAAATTCAGCTTTCATATGTTTTGACTAGAAGGAAAAATCTCATTCCAAGAAGAAAGTGAAGATGTTTACAAATTAACATTCCCTAATGAAATTTGACCATGGAAAATTAAGGATGGtacatgaaaattttcatcagAAGAAAAACCTtctagaatattttttttttaatagaaaaattacaaCAAGGATGGAGTTATTTCACAgccctttcttttttccttttttttttgctataagccattttaatttttaatccccACCTAAGCATTACTGCATTAGCATTCATTTCCACAAACATCTATTGCGCAGTATACCACAGTTCAATTTTAAAACGCAAAATTCCCCAAAACCCTTGCTTTCATTCACTGTTCTCTGTTGGTCTGTGTAATTCCACACCTTAAAAATGCAAACTTTGaactaaaagaaacaaaaagatagCATTTTGGTGTAGAAACAACTGCTTCAAGCTCAAGCACCTTCCAAATCAAATTGTTCAAAAACAATACCTTGCCATACCAAATGCTTCTTCTAACAATTCAAATGCTCCACACCACACACCAACCCATGTGTTGTAGAAAAGCCTTGCTGGGTAATTCACAGTGGATCCATTAGTTTTTGCAACAATTTCAGGTTAGGTCAGGTCAGTAATGACTTGGATTTTGTAGTTTGCTGATTATTTGGGaattgtatcaatttatttatttttgtcta of Quercus lobata isolate SW786 chromosome 8, ValleyOak3.0 Primary Assembly, whole genome shotgun sequence contains these proteins:
- the LOC115957278 gene encoding chaperone protein dnaJ 11, chloroplastic, yielding MFGTLNLPTAAPLYSSPKTRFSSSKRSVKAYAATATEARPYSSSAAVHPASLYEVLRVERTASLTEIKMAYRSLAKMYHPDAMIQQHHHQDEEDKPEIESDSESDGSDFIEIHNAYATLSDPAARALYDLSLGNTTSQFSNQRGPFGFGVGFGFSAPNRTGFYPTRRWETDQCW